In Treponema primitia ZAS-2, a genomic segment contains:
- a CDS encoding PD-(D/E)XK nuclease family protein: MNQPYSGLTIKEIDAFLSQIGIRLEEFKNIRKAYSLECEKGFNIFKSISDTYWYENLHSEVLTSILKPPSEKGIGNPEYFNIFLALIKEKAKEQGKKVDISFFKDYGALRFKTQFPEGEEQKYGKMDIFIYNDAMLKDGKVHGIIIENKINWAKDQPNQLVKYFQFASEKGIVIDSVIYLPMEHYEPDMTVTESEYSAMIPELKKKLLIIPVIDKFKKNIIHDFLEICLNITKRSTKEYFYLNDYCNLVKELGGIVMENSERKNILAQILKDKSKFDTVLQVNEILDDADLLGEIICDELVNSKTTGRKKWKRNNDKDVYKDFDNLDGIILSFCLGKYSKWAFGVWFEPDFKKYAKRIEKNLNKEFTEHFCSEAKIDDGWVYKNFDIDFFKKRSISEAINFLKIQFDLLEEKVEEIIKS; encoded by the coding sequence ATGAACCAGCCTTATAGTGGATTGACAATAAAAGAAATTGATGCCTTTTTATCCCAAATTGGCATTCGTTTAGAAGAATTCAAAAACATTCGGAAAGCATATAGCCTTGAATGCGAAAAAGGTTTTAATATCTTTAAATCCATTTCGGACACCTATTGGTATGAAAATCTGCATAGTGAAGTTTTGACTAGTATTCTAAAACCGCCATCGGAAAAAGGTATCGGTAATCCTGAATATTTTAATATTTTCCTTGCCCTAATCAAGGAAAAAGCGAAAGAACAGGGCAAGAAAGTTGATATATCCTTTTTTAAAGACTATGGAGCTTTGAGGTTTAAAACTCAATTCCCTGAAGGCGAAGAGCAGAAATATGGTAAAATGGATATTTTTATTTACAATGACGCTATGCTGAAAGATGGTAAGGTGCATGGAATTATAATCGAAAATAAAATTAATTGGGCTAAAGATCAGCCAAATCAGCTTGTTAAGTATTTTCAGTTTGCTTCTGAAAAGGGAATAGTAATTGATTCTGTCATTTATCTCCCAATGGAACATTACGAGCCGGATATGACTGTTACGGAAAGTGAATATTCTGCAATGATACCTGAGTTGAAAAAGAAGCTTTTAATTATCCCAGTGATAGATAAGTTTAAAAAAAATATTATTCATGATTTTCTGGAAATCTGTTTAAATATCACAAAAAGATCGACCAAGGAGTATTTTTATTTAAATGACTACTGTAATTTAGTCAAAGAACTAGGAGGCATTGTTATGGAGAACAGTGAGCGAAAAAATATTCTCGCCCAGATATTAAAGGACAAATCAAAGTTTGATACCGTTTTACAAGTAAATGAAATACTTGATGATGCTGATCTGTTGGGCGAAATTATTTGTGATGAATTAGTGAATTCCAAAACAACGGGTAGAAAAAAATGGAAAAGAAATAATGACAAGGACGTTTATAAAGATTTTGATAATTTGGATGGGATAATATTGTCTTTTTGTCTTGGAAAATACAGCAAATGGGCATTTGGCGTTTGGTTCGAACCTGATTTTAAAAAATATGCGAAACGCATTGAAAAAAATCTTAATAAGGAATTTACTGAACACTTTTGTAGTGAAGCAAAAATTGATGATGGTTGGGTATATAAAAACTTTGATATTGATTTTTTTAAAAAGAGATCAATTAGCGAAGCTATTAATTTTCTAAAAATCCAATTTGATTTATTGGAAGAAAAAGTGGAGGAAATTATAAAATCTTAA
- a CDS encoding VWA-like domain-containing protein, with amino-acid sequence MNNTPQLMTEKRISNITDKWLLRDPVLLMTLLSHDLVPAANIKSIRSGKGRIEYNPEYISHLSDDQFEEIIKIEVIRILLRHPYRQPSQNDLTISYIASNITLNEYYQFKRLPYRAVNFWNNPSFYQRNFEFYYTELQKTSFQGNENEKDDNNQNLSENVTLWEEDLYIDQKIVEIISFAIQNQSWGSLPNHLVTTLIASLNPVIDYRKVLQGFHASVLSSKKMPTRLKSSRRYGYLYMGKKYEFTTSLLIGVDVSGSISDEDINLFYSVITRFFHYGIQSLDVLQFDADIKGIPVIMKKARKTIKITGRGGTCFQPVIDYFSSKIKDYDGLIIFTDGYASIPELTKNIAKKTLWICNNKENYEQHYKWMSERGSCCWVE; translated from the coding sequence ATGAACAATACGCCACAACTTATGACTGAAAAGCGCATATCGAATATTACCGATAAATGGTTATTGCGTGACCCGGTTTTGTTAATGACTTTGTTATCCCATGATTTAGTTCCTGCCGCAAATATAAAATCAATCCGGAGCGGTAAGGGTCGTATCGAATATAACCCGGAATATATTTCACATTTGTCTGACGATCAATTTGAAGAGATTATAAAAATCGAAGTTATCCGCATATTGCTGCGCCATCCCTACCGGCAGCCATCTCAAAATGATCTCACCATATCATATATAGCCAGTAATATAACCTTGAATGAATACTACCAATTTAAACGCTTGCCTTACAGGGCTGTTAATTTCTGGAATAACCCGTCATTTTACCAGCGGAATTTTGAATTTTATTACACAGAATTACAAAAAACAAGTTTTCAAGGAAATGAAAATGAAAAGGATGATAATAACCAAAACCTCTCTGAAAATGTCACCCTATGGGAAGAAGACCTCTACATAGATCAAAAAATTGTCGAAATAATTTCTTTTGCCATTCAGAACCAATCTTGGGGAAGTCTTCCAAATCACCTGGTCACAACTTTAATTGCCAGTCTGAATCCGGTAATAGATTACCGGAAAGTTCTTCAAGGATTTCATGCCTCAGTATTATCCAGTAAAAAAATGCCTACCCGTTTGAAATCGAGTCGGCGTTATGGTTATTTGTATATGGGCAAAAAATATGAATTTACCACCAGCCTTCTAATAGGGGTTGATGTGAGCGGTTCAATTTCAGATGAGGATATCAATCTTTTCTACTCCGTTATAACCCGCTTTTTTCATTACGGTATACAATCTCTTGACGTACTGCAATTTGATGCCGACATTAAGGGCATACCAGTAATAATGAAGAAAGCCCGTAAAACCATAAAAATAACCGGTCGGGGCGGCACCTGTTTTCAGCCTGTCATTGATTATTTTTCATCGAAAATAAAGGACTATGATGGCTTAATAATCTTTACCGATGGCTATGCCAGTATTCCTGAACTAACAAAAAATATCGCAAAGAAAACACTTTGGATATGTAATAATAAAGAGAATTACGAGCAACACTATAAATGGATGAGTGAACGTGGAAGTTGTTGTTGGGTAGAATAA
- a CDS encoding AAA family ATPase gives MGIKINAVELLKILEITPSQHNIMLVGRHGIGKSEIIEHYFKSHSSQVVSLFLGQMSDPGDLIGLPVLDADLGKTEFRPPWWFPTDGKPIVLFLDELNHARPEILQTVMDLTLNKTLAGKKLPAGSRIISAVNEGEEYQLTELDPALISRFNIYYFSPSPAEWLLWVAENKVDGRVIGFIEENPDCLDSNTNIDAGLEKSPDRRSWRRVSEIISGIKEINKIIEKAIAGIVGISAALKFSQFVKNNSRINAKTILSGFTASKKYLNTLDIHELTSLNEGMFRTIETEGDQKTIKKYIENLELYTKWMYENKRNEALAHWTTLYDSVTYPKTKIAILSGSPFIYQHIVDFIKNIKL, from the coding sequence ATGGGGATAAAAATAAACGCCGTCGAACTGCTAAAAATTTTGGAAATTACGCCATCCCAACATAACATCATGCTGGTTGGCAGGCATGGTATTGGTAAATCTGAAATTATTGAGCATTATTTTAAAAGCCATTCCAGCCAGGTGGTTTCTCTTTTTCTGGGGCAGATGAGCGACCCCGGGGATCTTATCGGGTTGCCTGTACTGGATGCGGATTTGGGGAAGACCGAGTTTCGACCGCCATGGTGGTTTCCTACTGACGGTAAACCTATAGTTCTCTTTTTGGATGAACTGAATCATGCCCGCCCTGAAATTTTACAAACCGTTATGGACTTGACCCTCAATAAAACCCTGGCAGGTAAAAAATTGCCAGCGGGAAGCCGAATTATATCGGCGGTTAACGAAGGGGAAGAATACCAATTAACGGAATTGGATCCCGCATTAATTTCCCGCTTTAACATATATTATTTTTCACCCAGCCCCGCTGAGTGGCTGCTTTGGGTTGCAGAGAACAAGGTTGACGGTCGGGTAATTGGATTTATCGAAGAAAATCCTGATTGTCTTGACAGCAATACCAATATTGATGCGGGGCTGGAAAAAAGTCCTGATCGACGTTCCTGGCGGCGGGTATCGGAAATAATTTCTGGCATCAAGGAAATCAATAAAATAATTGAGAAAGCCATTGCCGGTATTGTTGGCATAAGCGCAGCCCTTAAATTCTCCCAGTTTGTCAAAAATAATTCCCGTATTAATGCAAAAACTATTTTATCCGGATTTACTGCCAGTAAAAAATATTTGAACACTCTGGATATTCACGAATTAACTTCTTTAAATGAAGGTATGTTCCGTACAATAGAGACAGAAGGGGATCAGAAAACAATCAAGAAGTACATTGAAAACCTTGAGCTGTATACCAAGTGGATGTATGAAAATAAACGGAACGAGGCGCTTGCCCATTGGACTACACTCTACGACAGCGTAACTTATCCTAAAACAAAAATTGCCATTCTTTCAGGGTCGCCGTTCATTTATCAACATATTGTTGATTTTATTAAAAATATAAAATTATGA
- a CDS encoding M24 family metallopeptidase, producing the protein MRNSGVSKRYDKIKQKMADKFDVVVALSPENVLYFGETFIETQKSLRDRLAIAVLPLAQDPVMIACIIEENTVEDEVWIKDKRYYFEFKESPIQFLVDALKERGLAEKRIGIELDYLSAQYYIELKRLLPDANIQPCTDLFGAIRSIKEPEEITKLQNAGIATRKAFEKALAESSPGDLETDLSKRAARGLIDAGFSSIEFLVMGTGKRSILVHGLPQDLPLEAGELGRIDFGGLLKHYNSDLARTFTIGAPNAKHQDVYSRMCKAYIAAIESCKVGVPANTPFFTAKDCCEKLGLPFARVHEGHGLGLTVHEYPMLAPGNGAPLEENMVVCVEHALHLDGYRYHLEDLVLISAKGPIILTEPDNFNPGLLLIK; encoded by the coding sequence ATGCGGAATTCCGGCGTATCAAAAAGATATGATAAGATCAAACAGAAAATGGCGGATAAATTCGATGTGGTGGTTGCCCTCTCTCCGGAGAATGTACTTTATTTTGGAGAAACCTTCATTGAGACGCAAAAGTCCCTGCGGGACAGACTGGCCATTGCCGTACTGCCCCTGGCCCAGGACCCGGTGATGATTGCCTGTATTATCGAAGAAAATACGGTGGAGGATGAAGTATGGATCAAGGACAAACGCTATTACTTTGAATTCAAGGAATCTCCCATTCAATTTTTGGTAGACGCCCTGAAAGAACGAGGCCTTGCGGAAAAAAGGATAGGCATCGAACTGGACTACCTTTCCGCCCAGTACTATATTGAGCTTAAGCGCCTACTCCCAGATGCTAATATCCAGCCCTGCACAGATTTGTTCGGGGCCATCCGTTCTATCAAGGAACCGGAAGAAATCACGAAACTCCAGAATGCGGGAATCGCCACCCGCAAGGCCTTTGAGAAGGCCCTGGCGGAAAGCTCTCCCGGGGATTTGGAAACTGATCTGAGCAAACGGGCCGCCAGAGGCCTCATTGATGCAGGATTTTCCTCCATTGAATTTTTAGTTATGGGTACCGGCAAACGTTCCATCCTGGTCCATGGGCTTCCCCAGGACCTGCCCCTAGAAGCCGGCGAACTGGGCCGCATAGATTTCGGTGGGCTTCTGAAACACTATAATTCGGATCTTGCCCGCACCTTTACTATTGGGGCTCCTAACGCTAAACATCAGGACGTGTATTCCAGGATGTGCAAGGCCTATATAGCGGCCATTGAATCCTGTAAGGTGGGAGTCCCGGCTAATACTCCCTTCTTTACTGCTAAGGACTGCTGTGAGAAACTGGGTCTCCCCTTTGCACGGGTCCACGAGGGCCACGGCCTGGGCTTAACGGTTCACGAATATCCTATGCTTGCCCCAGGCAATGGAGCGCCTCTGGAAGAAAACATGGTGGTCTGTGTGGAACACGCCCTGCACCTTGACGGATACCGGTACCATCTGGAAGATCTGGTTTTAATAAGCGCAAAGGGCCCGATAATTCTGACCGAACCGGATAACTTCAACCCCGGACTGCTGCTTATCAAGTAG
- a CDS encoding aspartate dehydrogenase domain-containing protein, whose amino-acid sequence MKKIGIIGLGNIGGGIATAILEGAIPNAQLRAVLGRTEPPGLAALRQSSANPIDYYDDFEKFITADIDLVVEAANPAAVRAYGKKILSAGRDFMMMSVGGLIDPGFLDALAQEAEKTGAVIYIPAGAVTGLNIAAAGVIAGLEEAVIRSTKNPTGLKDAPYIKNNNIALDALTEPTLVFRGNVFDAVKHFPQNVNIAAAMALSGFGPEKTMVEMIADPKATVIQQEIWLKGKFGEMKCELKLLPSPNKRSSYLALLGAIAALKKYTSPIKLGY is encoded by the coding sequence ATGAAAAAAATCGGCATCATCGGCCTCGGAAATATCGGTGGTGGGATTGCGACGGCCATCCTTGAGGGCGCCATACCCAATGCTCAGCTTAGGGCCGTATTGGGCAGAACGGAGCCTCCGGGCTTAGCAGCCCTCAGGCAAAGTTCGGCGAATCCTATAGACTATTACGATGACTTTGAAAAATTTATTACCGCAGATATAGACCTAGTGGTGGAAGCCGCTAACCCGGCGGCGGTTCGGGCCTACGGGAAAAAAATACTCTCCGCCGGACGGGACTTTATGATGATGAGCGTCGGAGGCCTTATCGATCCGGGTTTTCTGGACGCTCTGGCTCAGGAGGCGGAAAAAACCGGAGCGGTCATATACATTCCTGCGGGAGCCGTTACGGGGCTGAATATTGCCGCCGCTGGCGTTATTGCGGGGCTGGAAGAAGCGGTAATCCGGAGTACTAAAAACCCCACTGGTTTAAAAGACGCGCCCTATATTAAAAACAACAACATTGCGCTGGATGCTCTCACTGAACCGACACTGGTCTTTCGGGGCAATGTGTTTGATGCGGTGAAACATTTCCCCCAAAACGTTAATATCGCTGCAGCCATGGCTCTCTCCGGATTCGGCCCGGAAAAAACCATGGTGGAAATGATCGCCGATCCAAAGGCCACAGTTATTCAGCAGGAAATATGGCTCAAAGGTAAATTCGGCGAAATGAAGTGCGAACTGAAACTGCTGCCTAGCCCGAACAAGCGCAGTTCCTATCTTGCCCTGCTGGGCGCCATCGCGGCGTTGAAAAAATATACATCCCCAATAAAACTTGGGTATTAA
- a CDS encoding pyrrolidone-carboxylate peptidase codes for MRVLITGFQTSKSHPVNTSYEVKNALNRKVGKVEIIPEDMIGNYHTTIPYMEKLIEKYNPDAFICMGQALRREVISLEKIGINYQNEERDWALDDDGFLPKHRTIVERGADGYFTNLPILKMLEALKKEEYPSEISLTAGAIGCNNALYCIMHLINTKYPKMMGGFIHVPSHHQHPRRLVKSFDVEYLARGVETALKVLGE; via the coding sequence TTGCGTGTTTTAATTACAGGCTTTCAGACTAGTAAGAGCCATCCGGTCAATACCTCCTATGAAGTAAAAAATGCCCTGAACCGGAAGGTTGGCAAGGTGGAGATCATCCCGGAAGATATGATAGGCAATTATCATACTACTATCCCCTACATGGAAAAATTAATCGAAAAATATAATCCCGACGCCTTTATTTGTATGGGGCAGGCTCTGCGCAGGGAAGTTATTTCTCTGGAAAAAATCGGTATCAATTATCAAAATGAAGAACGGGATTGGGCCCTGGATGACGATGGCTTTCTGCCCAAACACCGAACCATTGTGGAGCGTGGGGCGGATGGGTATTTTACCAATCTGCCTATTTTAAAAATGTTGGAGGCTCTGAAAAAAGAAGAGTATCCCAGCGAAATATCCTTGACCGCCGGAGCCATCGGTTGCAATAACGCCCTCTATTGCATCATGCATCTCATTAATACCAAGTATCCAAAAATGATGGGGGGCTTCATTCATGTGCCTTCCCATCATCAGCATCCTCGGCGACTGGTTAAGTCCTTTGATGTGGAATATCTTGCCCGTGGCGTGGAAACAGCCCTAAAGGTTCTGGGGGAATAA
- a CDS encoding ABC transporter substrate-binding protein, whose translation MKKISILFLTVTLLLVMSCSGSKTTQTTGSESTRGKLSARENPLVTKQDTVVISLASDLQTLDPLLSTTIVTNEVQSNAYESLVTSDLAGNVEPLIVTSWDYDDATFTYTLHLRNDVYFHDGSKLTAKDVKYSLDVGKKTGRMTLSCNYIDTTEVIDDTTVKVKLISNYSPFLYFVGINLKILPAASAAGGTIDLTKTMIGTGPYKMVEYTPGDKAVFTIFDQYYGPKPPIKNLIFKIIPDPTTQLIALESGELNLSRDFPMNNIQSILDNPQLDIFSGESGNVYYMGINETFPAFQDIRVRQALNYAIDRDFVIEACEEGYANHANSVANKGMFGYTEDAKYYEYDPAKAKQLLADAGYANGLDIPPILTKDGKFRKAAEVILEDLKAIGITTSVNVMETSGFNQDYQKKNYALAVTSVNLGQDAHHSTMMFQSTTYLNYFNINDPQLDKWCLDAASDQDLTVRKNLYHQILTYVADQAYFVPLYYPQKVWAVTSGLQNSTYNRFVGVLAQYMSWK comes from the coding sequence ATGAAAAAAATTTCCATTCTGTTCTTAACAGTTACTTTGCTGCTGGTAATGTCCTGTAGTGGTTCCAAGACCACCCAAACAACCGGGAGTGAGAGTACGAGAGGAAAATTGAGCGCCAGAGAAAATCCACTGGTAACCAAGCAAGATACGGTGGTCATCTCACTGGCTAGTGATCTCCAGACCCTGGACCCTCTATTGTCTACCACTATCGTTACCAACGAAGTACAGAGCAACGCCTACGAATCCCTGGTCACCTCTGACCTTGCGGGAAATGTGGAACCCCTGATCGTTACTTCCTGGGATTACGATGACGCCACCTTCACCTATACCCTGCATCTCCGCAATGATGTCTACTTTCATGACGGATCAAAACTGACCGCAAAAGATGTTAAATATAGCTTGGATGTGGGTAAAAAAACCGGAAGGATGACCCTGAGCTGTAACTATATCGATACTACCGAAGTGATTGACGATACCACCGTAAAGGTAAAATTGATCAGCAACTACAGTCCCTTTCTGTATTTCGTGGGGATAAATCTCAAAATACTCCCCGCCGCTTCCGCCGCAGGGGGTACCATTGATTTAACCAAAACCATGATCGGTACGGGCCCCTACAAGATGGTGGAATATACCCCCGGAGACAAGGCTGTCTTTACCATTTTTGATCAGTACTACGGCCCTAAGCCGCCGATTAAAAATCTTATCTTTAAAATTATTCCGGATCCCACCACCCAGTTAATTGCCCTGGAAAGCGGGGAACTGAACCTTTCCCGGGATTTTCCTATGAACAACATCCAAAGCATTCTGGATAATCCCCAGTTGGATATTTTCTCCGGGGAGAGCGGCAATGTATACTACATGGGGATCAATGAAACCTTTCCAGCTTTCCAGGATATCCGAGTTCGCCAGGCTTTAAACTATGCCATCGACCGTGATTTTGTTATTGAGGCCTGCGAAGAAGGCTATGCCAACCACGCAAACAGTGTGGCCAACAAGGGTATGTTCGGGTACACCGAGGATGCTAAATATTACGAATACGATCCCGCCAAAGCCAAGCAATTGCTCGCTGATGCGGGCTATGCAAACGGCCTGGATATTCCTCCCATCCTTACCAAGGATGGGAAATTCAGAAAGGCCGCCGAGGTAATCCTTGAGGATTTAAAGGCTATCGGCATCACCACCAGTGTGAATGTGATGGAAACCAGCGGTTTTAACCAGGATTACCAGAAAAAGAATTATGCCCTGGCGGTTACCAGCGTAAACCTGGGACAGGACGCCCATCATTCCACCATGATGTTCCAGTCTACCACCTATCTGAATTATTTTAATATTAATGATCCCCAGTTGGACAAATGGTGCCTCGACGCCGCTTCGGATCAGGATCTTACGGTGAGAAAGAATCTCTATCACCAGATCCTAACCTATGTGGCGGATCAGGCCTATTTCGTACCCCTCTATTATCCTCAGAAAGTTTGGGCCGTTACCAGTGGTCTACAAAATTCTACGTATAACCGGTTCGTGGGCGTCCTTGCCCAATACATGAGCTGGAAATAG
- a CDS encoding ABC transporter permease — MVWQNRQLLWERRKKQFKEFWQVFRKNKLAMTGLAIFICLILMVVFADTIANYEMQVIHQNRTERLKKPSAAHWFGTDTVGRDVFARIIHGSRVSLLIGFSTTAMSLVLGGILGSITGFYGGALDHAVMRIIDVIVSIPSMLLNIAIVAALGPSIQNLVMAMTIAEIPRFTRVTRSMVIGAAEDEYVEAARVGGASNRRIIIRHIFPNIIGPIIVQATVSVARIILTAAGLSFIGLGVQPPIPEWGAMLSEAREFMMTNPYLIIIPGLFIALSVFSFNTIGDGLRDALDPRMKQ; from the coding sequence ATGGTGTGGCAGAATAGACAACTCCTCTGGGAACGGCGAAAAAAACAGTTTAAAGAATTTTGGCAGGTGTTCCGGAAGAACAAGCTTGCCATGACCGGTTTAGCTATTTTCATCTGCCTCATATTGATGGTGGTCTTTGCAGATACCATCGCCAACTACGAAATGCAGGTTATCCACCAGAATCGTACGGAGCGGCTTAAAAAACCCAGCGCAGCCCATTGGTTCGGCACCGATACGGTGGGTCGGGATGTGTTTGCCCGCATTATCCATGGCAGCCGGGTATCCCTGTTAATCGGATTCAGCACCACCGCCATGTCCCTGGTCCTGGGGGGTATTCTGGGTTCTATCACCGGTTTTTACGGTGGAGCCCTGGATCATGCGGTAATGCGGATCATTGATGTCATCGTCAGCATCCCCTCAATGTTGCTGAATATTGCCATTGTGGCGGCGCTGGGACCCAGTATACAAAATTTAGTGATGGCCATGACCATTGCGGAAATTCCTCGGTTTACCCGGGTAACTCGATCCATGGTGATTGGCGCTGCCGAAGATGAATATGTGGAAGCCGCCCGGGTTGGGGGGGCCTCCAACCGGCGTATTATTATCCGTCACATTTTTCCCAACATTATCGGTCCCATTATCGTCCAGGCCACCGTATCGGTGGCACGGATCATCCTTACCGCAGCGGGGTTGAGCTTTATCGGCCTCGGGGTGCAGCCCCCTATACCCGAATGGGGGGCCATGCTTTCCGAGGCCCGGGAATTTATGATGACCAATCCCTATCTTATTATCATCCCCGGGTTGTTCATCGCCCTCTCCGTTTTTTCGTTCAACACCATTGGTGATGGACTGCGGGATGCCTTAGATCCCAGGATGAAACAATAA
- a CDS encoding ABC transporter permease: MFRYIQKRLLMMIPTLFGVSFIIFVILSFTPGDPGTMSLGQEAPPEVIRAYNEQLGFYDPLALKYVKYISKAVHGDLGISWRTNRPVINEIALKFPVTLRLASCSIFLSAALGIILGIISATRPYSVLDVSCTTGAIIFASMPRFWLGMIFMLVFALKLKWLPSNGIGAWRHYVLPTVVLSLPTAAQIMRLMRSTMLETMKKDYIRTAKAKGASKGAVTWKHGLKNALMPVITVIGMDFGYLLGGTVLVETVFSMSGIGTLMLNSIRNQDVPQIQGTALLIATLVCLVMLLVDILYAFLDPRLRTKYSVPQTGGH, from the coding sequence ATGTTCAGGTATATTCAAAAGAGGTTGCTCATGATGATACCGACCCTGTTTGGCGTATCCTTTATCATTTTTGTAATCCTTTCCTTCACTCCCGGCGATCCAGGAACGATGTCTCTAGGACAGGAAGCCCCCCCGGAGGTTATCCGCGCCTATAATGAGCAGCTCGGGTTCTACGACCCCCTGGCTCTTAAATACGTCAAATATATCAGTAAGGCCGTTCACGGCGATCTAGGCATATCCTGGCGTACCAACCGTCCGGTAATCAATGAAATTGCCCTGAAGTTTCCCGTAACTCTGCGTTTGGCAAGCTGCAGCATCTTCCTGTCCGCTGCCCTAGGAATAATCCTGGGTATCATCTCTGCCACCCGGCCTTACAGCGTCCTTGATGTGAGCTGTACCACCGGGGCTATCATCTTTGCCTCCATGCCCCGGTTCTGGTTGGGGATGATCTTCATGCTCGTTTTTGCCTTAAAACTCAAGTGGCTGCCCTCCAACGGGATTGGCGCCTGGCGGCACTATGTGTTGCCCACAGTGGTATTGTCTCTGCCCACTGCCGCCCAAATTATGCGGCTCATGCGTTCCACTATGCTGGAGACCATGAAGAAAGACTACATCAGAACTGCCAAAGCCAAAGGCGCCTCCAAGGGGGCGGTTACCTGGAAACATGGATTAAAAAACGCCCTTATGCCGGTAATCACCGTCATCGGCATGGACTTTGGCTATCTTTTAGGGGGCACTGTACTGGTAGAAACCGTTTTTTCCATGTCTGGTATCGGCACCCTGATGCTCAACTCCATCCGTAATCAGGATGTACCCCAGATACAGGGGACGGCCCTGCTTATTGCTACCTTGGTGTGTCTGGTCATGCTCCTGGTGGATATCCTCTACGCGTTCCTAGATCCCCGGCTCAGGACAAAATATTCAGTTCCCCAAACCGGCGGTCATTGA
- a CDS encoding ABC transporter ATP-binding protein has translation MSILEIKNLAVSFSVNGNRFRTVNGVDLSVDSGKILGIVGESGCGKTLTSLSIMGLIPFPGKIDQGAILFEGDDLLQYNEAALRKLRGSRISMIFQEPMTSLNPVFTVGHQITEVFHIHQRDIPKMEVKKAAMEMLRVVGITAPEKTFHTYPHQLSGGMRQRVMIAMALACRPRLLIADEPTTALDVTIQAQVLELIKELRRKFDTAILFITHDLGVIAEVCDQVAVMYAGYVVEEAPVKELFATPLHPYTQGLIASIPNLNEEKELLYTIKGTIPSPTDMPEGCRFHPRCPRACEVCRRETPELREYVASHHLRCWLVPESTILS, from the coding sequence ATGAGCATTCTGGAAATCAAGAATTTAGCTGTATCTTTTTCTGTCAACGGAAACCGTTTCCGTACGGTCAACGGCGTTGATCTTTCGGTGGATTCCGGGAAAATCCTGGGTATCGTAGGAGAAAGCGGCTGCGGCAAAACTCTGACATCCCTGTCCATCATGGGCTTGATTCCCTTCCCAGGGAAAATAGACCAGGGAGCAATTCTCTTTGAGGGGGATGATCTTCTGCAATACAACGAGGCCGCCCTGCGAAAACTGCGGGGCAGTCGTATTTCCATGATTTTCCAGGAACCCATGACCTCTCTGAACCCAGTATTTACCGTTGGTCACCAGATTACCGAGGTTTTTCATATTCACCAAAGGGACATCCCAAAAATGGAGGTCAAAAAAGCCGCCATGGAGATGCTGCGGGTGGTGGGCATTACCGCCCCTGAAAAAACCTTTCATACGTATCCCCACCAGCTTTCCGGGGGTATGCGGCAACGGGTGATGATTGCCATGGCCCTGGCCTGCAGGCCCCGTCTGCTGATTGCCGATGAACCTACTACCGCCTTGGATGTTACCATTCAGGCACAGGTATTGGAATTGATCAAGGAACTCCGGAGAAAATTCGACACTGCAATTTTGTTTATCACCCATGATCTGGGAGTTATTGCGGAAGTCTGCGATCAGGTGGCGGTGATGTACGCCGGGTATGTGGTTGAGGAAGCCCCGGTGAAAGAACTCTTCGCCACGCCTCTCCACCCCTATACCCAGGGGCTTATAGCGTCCATCCCCAATTTGAATGAAGAAAAGGAATTGCTCTACACCATTAAAGGGACCATTCCTTCTCCCACAGATATGCCCGAGGGTTGTCGATTCCATCCCCGGTGTCCCCGGGCCTGTGAAGTCTGCCGCCGGGAAACTCCGGAACTGCGGGAATATGTGGCGAGCCACCACCTTCGCTGCTGGCTGGTTCCGGAGAGTACCATATTAAGCTGA